The Juglans microcarpa x Juglans regia isolate MS1-56 chromosome 8S, Jm3101_v1.0, whole genome shotgun sequence genome has a window encoding:
- the LOC121244783 gene encoding outer envelope pore protein 24, chloroplastic, whose protein sequence is MKASLKGRYETEKSNGPAALATLGFNAGDVKLRASLTDATFVNGPSVNGLVLAVEKPGFFLVDYNVPKKDFRFQFMNTVRVAEKPLKLTYIHSRGDNRTILDGTLVFDSANKVSANHALGSRNCKLKYSYLHGGVTTFEPCYDLAKNSWDFAVARKVYGEDVLRASYQTSSQVLGLEWSRNSKQLGSFKILASINLAEEKKVPKLIAESTWTFEV, encoded by the exons atGAAGGCTTCTTTGAAGGGCAGATACGAAACAGAGAAGAGCAACGGCCCAGCCGCCCTTGCTACTCTCGGCTTTAACGCCGGCGATGTCAAACTCCGAGCTTCCTTGACAGACGCCACTTTTGTCAACGGCCCCAGCGTAAACGGGTTGGTTTTAGCCGTCGAGAAACCCGGGTTCTTCCTCGTCGATTACAACGTCCCCAAAAAG GATTTCCGGTTTCAGTTCATGAACACAGTTAGGGTTGCAGAGAAACCATTGAAGCTCACTTACATTCACAGCAGAGGTGACAACCGGACCATTTTAGACGGAACCCTGGTGTTCGATTCAGCTAACAAGGTGTCAGCTAATCACGCGCTTGGCTCGAGAAATTGCAAATTGAAGTACAGTTACTTGCACGGAGGGGTGACGACATTTGAACCATGCTACGATTTGGCGAAGAATTCATGGGACTTTGCAGTGGCACGCAAGGTTTACGGTGAGGATGTGTTGAGGGCATCGTACCAGACATCGAGCCAAGTGTTGGGATTGGAGTGGTCGAGGAACTCGAAGCAGTTAGGGTCTTTCAAG ATTTTAGCATCCATCAATTTGGCTGAGGAGAAAAAGGTGCCAAAATTAATTGCTGAGAGTACATGGACTTTCGAGGTTTGA